A genomic region of Desulfosarcina ovata subsp. ovata contains the following coding sequences:
- a CDS encoding poly(R)-hydroxyalkanoic acid synthase subunit PhaE produces MNDNTEGAFDITSALDTWMKSYNDLWGNMANQWETILGQSPAEKKGHVNISTMQSGMAALLKNWQSITTAMSTPESADALFKGSSAFPEVLLKLAQTSVGSFAEMQQNIFQRLGRIGDSVKAYEFQDIDENIFRMWTDIYEKEFRQFLQVPQLGLLRGYQEKICQTIDKFNLFQANLSEFLRMLGLPFNHSLQVMQEKMSKMAEEGKLSEDIQAHYRMWIKVLEGHFMTLFQTPEYVEVLARTINSLADFSAAKDAVFEDMLMAFPVAKKTEVDEMGRELYELKKRLRRLEQQSDR; encoded by the coding sequence ATGAATGACAACACAGAAGGCGCGTTTGATATAACATCGGCGCTCGACACATGGATGAAATCCTACAACGATCTATGGGGCAACATGGCGAATCAGTGGGAGACCATCCTGGGTCAATCGCCGGCTGAAAAGAAGGGCCATGTAAATATTTCCACAATGCAATCCGGTATGGCCGCGCTGCTTAAGAACTGGCAGTCCATCACCACAGCCATGTCAACCCCTGAATCTGCTGATGCGTTGTTTAAAGGGAGCAGTGCGTTTCCCGAGGTATTACTCAAGCTGGCCCAGACCTCCGTTGGCAGTTTCGCTGAAATGCAGCAAAATATTTTTCAGCGCCTCGGCCGGATCGGAGACTCGGTGAAGGCCTACGAATTCCAGGACATTGACGAAAACATTTTTCGCATGTGGACGGATATTTACGAAAAAGAGTTTCGTCAATTTTTACAGGTTCCGCAACTGGGATTGCTGCGTGGCTACCAGGAAAAGATATGTCAAACAATAGACAAGTTCAACCTGTTTCAGGCAAACCTCTCTGAATTCTTACGCATGCTGGGACTGCCCTTCAATCACTCGTTGCAGGTCATGCAAGAAAAAATGTCCAAAATGGCCGAGGAAGGAAAGCTTTCCGAGGATATTCAAGCACATTACCGGATGTGGATAAAGGTGCTGGAAGGTCATTTCATGACACTGTTTCAGACACCCGAATATGTTGAAGTATTGGCACGCACAATAAATTCGCTTGCAGACTTCTCTGCAGCCAAAGACGCGGTATTCGAAGATATGCTGATGGCGTTCCCGGTGGCCAAAAAGACTGAGGTGGATGAAATGGGTCGTGAATTGTATGAATTAAAAAAGCGTCTTCGCAGACTCGAACAGCAGTCTGACAGATAG
- the phaC gene encoding class III poly(R)-hydroxyalkanoic acid synthase subunit PhaC: MTQSKIPVDLILSKLVEESEKVQSRAKKGSEVLLGELDTELAKTPYDVVYQEDRVKLKHYRPRTETRYHTPLLVVYALINRETMLDLQPGRSVVERFLDAGIDLYMIDWGYPTRKDRFFGLDDHINGYMDNVIDFIRGQHEIDKINLMGICMGGTFSVIYSALHPEKIKNLVTTVTPTNFDTKKGLLHVWMEHIDVDRVVDTFGNLPADVMNFGFLLLNPARLMIDKYVGFMENLDNQQFVENFVRMDKWIFDSPDLPGEVFREFVKYCYQGNMLLNNKLEIGGRQVDLKKLTMPLLNIYGKYDHLVPPEACETLINHVGSGDKKNICLDTGHIGIYVSSKYQEAFAPEIANWLKERDKIPKKKAPRKKSAAPRKATGVNADTSKKKPIANKSKPVAKPRPAKSKAPSEPTKP, translated from the coding sequence ATGACGCAATCTAAAATTCCTGTGGACCTGATTCTATCAAAACTGGTAGAAGAATCGGAAAAGGTGCAATCTCGTGCAAAAAAAGGATCCGAAGTACTTCTAGGAGAACTTGATACCGAATTGGCCAAGACCCCGTATGATGTGGTCTACCAGGAGGACCGGGTCAAGCTGAAACATTACCGGCCCAGAACCGAAACCCGCTATCACACCCCCTTGCTGGTGGTATATGCCTTGATCAACCGTGAAACGATGCTGGATCTTCAGCCGGGACGTAGTGTGGTTGAACGGTTTCTGGATGCCGGTATCGATCTGTATATGATCGACTGGGGGTATCCCACCCGGAAAGACCGCTTTTTTGGATTGGATGACCACATCAATGGATACATGGATAACGTCATCGATTTTATTCGCGGGCAGCATGAGATCGACAAAATCAATCTTATGGGCATCTGTATGGGTGGAACGTTCAGTGTTATTTACTCTGCCCTGCATCCGGAGAAAATCAAAAACCTGGTCACCACGGTCACGCCCACCAATTTCGATACCAAAAAAGGGCTGCTGCACGTCTGGATGGAACATATTGATGTCGATCGCGTGGTCGACACCTTTGGAAATCTGCCGGCAGATGTAATGAATTTCGGTTTTCTGCTGCTCAATCCGGCCCGCCTGATGATAGACAAGTATGTTGGATTTATGGAAAATCTGGATAACCAGCAATTCGTCGAGAACTTTGTTCGGATGGACAAGTGGATATTTGACAGCCCTGATCTTCCGGGTGAAGTATTTCGCGAATTTGTAAAGTACTGCTACCAGGGAAACATGCTGCTGAATAACAAGCTGGAAATTGGTGGCAGGCAGGTTGATCTGAAAAAGCTGACGATGCCGCTGCTTAATATTTACGGGAAATACGACCATCTCGTTCCCCCGGAGGCGTGTGAAACACTGATCAATCATGTGGGAAGTGGGGATAAAAAGAATATATGTTTGGATACCGGACACATCGGCATCTATGTCAGTTCCAAATACCAGGAAGCGTTTGCCCCCGAGATTGCCAATTGGCTAAAAGAAAGAGATAAAATCCCTAAGAAGAAAGCTCCTCGCAAGAAGAGTGCAGCGCCCCGGAAGGCTACAGGGGTCAACGCTGACACGTCAAAGAAAAAGCCCATCGCCAATAAATCAAAACCCGTGGCAAAGCCGAGGCCGGCAAAGTCAAAAGCCCCGTCAGAACCCACCAAACCATAA
- a CDS encoding GAF domain-containing protein: MTKEMDYFKSFCKVSKAFGTTIKKTDLLNLIVNSAIESMAGKAACLFLADEHEDYFVPTAQSGLSHNYLHANPLKARKIVSALEKEGHLYFADATSDPRLEHHEAKKAEGIASILTVPVRVKDRIIGVLSLYTASQRQFISDEIEFLQALADQGGIAIENNRLRRRMQKNAMLFLELASDINSSLDIKLILSNLTSNICKTLGMKAAHIRLLDEETGLLKLVASYGLSDEFLEMGATTTTETAQRALKGETIVISDSTTDERIKFKELMKSEGVVSMIVTPILARDQVIGVMRLYSEVEREFPSDFMVMVESLAHQGGLAIQNASMYLKLQEDKKSLEEDIWSHRSWF; the protein is encoded by the coding sequence ATGACCAAAGAAATGGACTACTTCAAATCGTTTTGTAAGGTTAGCAAAGCATTTGGTACAACCATAAAGAAAACGGACCTGCTCAACCTGATTGTCAATAGTGCGATTGAATCCATGGCGGGCAAAGCGGCCTGCTTGTTCCTTGCGGATGAGCATGAGGACTACTTTGTCCCAACGGCCCAATCCGGGCTCTCACACAACTACCTGCATGCCAACCCGCTTAAAGCCCGTAAAATTGTATCGGCTTTGGAAAAAGAAGGGCATCTTTACTTCGCGGATGCCACTTCCGATCCGCGTCTGGAGCATCACGAAGCCAAAAAAGCGGAAGGGATTGCTTCCATTCTGACCGTTCCCGTGAGGGTAAAAGATCGTATCATCGGCGTACTCAGCTTATACACGGCATCTCAGCGGCAGTTCATATCCGATGAAATTGAATTTTTGCAGGCATTGGCGGATCAGGGTGGCATTGCCATCGAGAACAACCGTCTGCGGCGGCGGATGCAGAAAAACGCCATGCTGTTTCTGGAACTGGCATCCGACATCAACTCGTCACTGGACATCAAGCTGATACTCAGCAATCTGACGTCCAACATCTGCAAAACATTGGGTATGAAGGCGGCGCATATCCGCCTGTTGGACGAAGAGACCGGTTTGCTGAAACTGGTGGCCAGCTATGGCCTCAGCGATGAATTTCTCGAAATGGGCGCAACCACCACGACGGAAACCGCCCAACGCGCCCTGAAGGGCGAGACCATTGTGATCAGCGATTCCACCACCGACGAACGCATTAAATTCAAGGAACTGATGAAATCCGAAGGTGTCGTCTCGATGATTGTCACCCCGATCCTGGCCCGTGACCAGGTGATCGGCGTGATGCGTTTATATAGCGAGGTAGAGCGGGAATTTCCATCGGATTTCATGGTGATGGTGGAATCCCTGGCCCATCAGGGCGGCCTGGCCATCCAGAATGCATCCATGTATCTGAAGTTGCAGGAAGATAAAAAAAGCCTGGAAGAAGACATCTGGAGCCATCGCTCATGGTTTTAG
- a CDS encoding GNAT family N-acetyltransferase: protein MHDDPAYSSIHIYNEDAGFLKLSVRKLLVSDIPKISDYFLRSDPKFLFNIGIDHKKLPFKEEFYGFLMKEIDSSSRQKQSCHIIWEINGTPIGHSSINKIVYGNEAYLHLHIWNPERRYNGNGTLFIKASITLFFKMFNLKKLFCEPYALNQMPNKILNKLGFEFVKYYETTPELINYHQAVNQWVLTIGKWLHKTHPYY, encoded by the coding sequence ATGCATGACGACCCGGCATATAGTAGTATTCATATCTATAATGAAGACGCTGGTTTTTTAAAATTGAGTGTCCGAAAACTCTTGGTATCCGATATTCCAAAGATATCAGACTATTTCTTAAGATCAGATCCTAAATTTTTATTCAATATCGGGATTGACCATAAGAAGCTTCCATTTAAAGAAGAATTTTACGGATTCCTGATGAAAGAAATAGACAGTTCGTCAAGACAAAAGCAAAGTTGTCATATCATATGGGAGATAAACGGAACACCCATTGGCCATTCAAGCATCAACAAGATCGTTTATGGTAACGAAGCATACTTGCATTTGCATATATGGAATCCGGAAAGAAGGTATAACGGAAACGGGACGTTATTCATCAAAGCGTCTATTACTTTATTTTTTAAAATGTTTAATCTTAAAAAATTGTTTTGCGAGCCCTACGCGTTAAACCAAATGCCTAACAAAATATTAAATAAGCTCGGTTTTGAGTTCGTAAAATATTACGAAACAACACCTGAACTGATTAACTACCATCAGGCAGTCAACCAATGGGTGTTGACCATAGGAAAGTGGTTACATAAAACACATCCATACTATTAA
- a CDS encoding IS3 family transposase (programmed frameshift), with translation MGNKRKTHSPQFKAKVALAAIQNDETTAQLASRFGIHPTMVSSWKRQMLEGVADIFDKNHKSRKQAEDQTDELYRQIGQLKVENDFLSRKLKQMTSKQRKAIIDPTDQTLSICRQCEILKVSRSSYYYRPKPVKQEDLDLMRKIDELYLENPSSGSRTIRRQLKRQGIIVSRKKTQRLMRLMGIEAVYPKPKTSRPHSRHRVYPYLLRGLTIDRPNQVWATDITFIPMEHGYMYLVAIMDWYSRKILSWRLSNTLDTDFCINALEEALSRLEAPEIFNSDQGAQFTSNAFTQVLKDNQVAISMDGRGRCHDNIFVERLWWTLKHQFIYLHSFEDGKSLRLGLAKWIQYYNLVRGHSSLDDKTPDEVYFGLPRPFAEAA, from the exons ATGGGTAACAAACGCAAGACACACAGTCCACAGTTCAAAGCAAAGGTCGCTCTGGCGGCTATTCAAAACGATGAAACTACCGCACAGCTGGCCAGTCGGTTCGGAATCCACCCGACCATGGTATCTAGTTGGAAACGGCAGATGTTAGAAGGTGTCGCCGACATTTTCGACAAAAACCACAAATCCAGAAAGCAGGCAGAAGATCAAACAGACGAGCTTTACAGGCAGATCGGCCAACTGAAAGTGGAAAACGATTTTTTATCGCGAAAGCTCA AGCAGATGACGTCAAAACAACGCAAGGCAATAATTGACCCGACGGATCAGACGCTGAGCATTTGCCGGCAATGCGAGATATTGAAAGTTAGCCGATCATCCTACTATTACCGGCCCAAGCCTGTAAAACAAGAAGACCTGGACTTGATGCGGAAAATCGACGAATTATACCTTGAAAATCCATCCTCCGGAAGTCGAACGATCCGTCGTCAACTAAAGCGCCAGGGTATCATCGTCAGCCGGAAAAAAACACAACGCCTAATGCGGCTAATGGGAATTGAGGCGGTATATCCAAAACCCAAAACCAGTCGGCCTCATTCCCGGCACCGTGTCTATCCCTACTTGCTCCGGGGGCTGACCATCGACCGTCCGAACCAAGTGTGGGCAACCGATATAACCTTCATTCCCATGGAACATGGATACATGTATCTTGTGGCGATCATGGACTGGTACAGCCGCAAAATTCTATCCTGGCGGCTTTCCAATACGTTGGATACAGACTTCTGTATCAATGCCCTGGAAGAGGCGCTGAGCCGTCTTGAGGCGCCCGAAATCTTCAACTCGGACCAAGGCGCCCAGTTCACCAGCAATGCATTTACACAGGTACTCAAAGACAACCAGGTGGCCATCAGCATGGATGGCCGGGGCCGCTGCCATGACAACATCTTTGTGGAGCGGCTATGGTGGACCCTTAAGCACCAGTTCATTTATCTCCATTCATTCGAGGATGGCAAGTCCCTCCGGTTGGGGCTGGCCAAGTGGATTCAATACTATAATCTCGTCAGAGGCCATTCTTCTCTTGACGACAAGACCCCGGATGAGGTTTACTTCGGATTACCTCGTCCATTTGCTGAGGCGGCATGA